From Mycolicibacterium nivoides, a single genomic window includes:
- a CDS encoding S-(hydroxymethyl)mycothiol dehydrogenase, giving the protein MPQTVRGVISRSKKQPVELVDIVIPDPGPGEVVVDIIACGVCHTDLTYREGGINDEYPFLLGHEAAGTVESVGEGVTHVEPGDFVILNWRAVCGECRACKRGRPHLCFDTHNATQKMTLTDGTELTPALGIGAFADKTLVHEGQCTKVDSEADPAVAGLLGCGVMAGIGAAINTGAVTRDDTVAVIGCGGVGDAAIAGAALVGAKKIIAVDTDNKKLNWARDFGATHTINARELDAVQTIQDLTDGFGADVVIDAVGRPETWKQAFYARDLAGTVVLVGVPTPDMKLEMPLVDFFSRGGSLKSSWYGDCLPERDFPTLISLYLQGRLPLEKFVSERIGLDAIEDAFHKMHSGEVLRSVVVLK; this is encoded by the coding sequence ATGCCTCAGACAGTGCGTGGTGTGATCTCCCGGAGCAAGAAGCAGCCCGTCGAGTTGGTCGACATTGTCATTCCTGATCCGGGTCCCGGTGAGGTGGTGGTCGACATCATCGCCTGCGGCGTGTGCCATACCGACCTGACCTACCGCGAGGGTGGGATCAACGACGAATACCCGTTCCTGCTGGGCCATGAGGCCGCGGGCACCGTCGAATCGGTCGGCGAGGGCGTCACCCACGTCGAGCCCGGCGATTTCGTGATCCTGAATTGGCGCGCGGTGTGCGGGGAGTGCCGCGCCTGTAAGCGGGGTCGCCCGCATCTGTGCTTCGACACCCACAACGCCACCCAGAAGATGACGCTGACCGACGGCACCGAGCTGACCCCGGCGCTGGGCATCGGCGCGTTCGCCGACAAGACACTGGTGCACGAAGGGCAGTGCACCAAGGTCGATTCGGAGGCGGACCCGGCGGTGGCCGGTCTGCTGGGCTGCGGTGTGATGGCCGGCATCGGCGCAGCCATCAACACCGGCGCGGTGACCCGCGACGACACCGTTGCGGTGATCGGCTGCGGCGGTGTGGGCGATGCCGCGATCGCCGGTGCCGCACTGGTCGGCGCCAAGAAGATCATCGCCGTCGACACCGACAACAAGAAGCTCAATTGGGCGCGCGACTTCGGCGCCACCCACACCATCAACGCCCGCGAACTCGACGCGGTCCAGACCATCCAGGACCTGACCGACGGGTTCGGCGCCGACGTGGTCATCGACGCGGTCGGTCGCCCCGAGACCTGGAAGCAGGCGTTCTACGCGCGCGATCTGGCCGGCACCGTGGTGCTCGTGGGTGTGCCGACCCCGGACATGAAGCTGGAGATGCCGTTGGTCGACTTCTTCTCCCGCGGCGGGTCATTGAAGTCCTCCTGGTACGGCGACTGCCTGCCCGAGCGCGACTTCCCCACCCTGATCTCGCTGTACCTGCAGGGTCGGCTGCCGCTGGAGAAGTTCGTCTCCGAGCGCATCGGCCTGGACGCGATCGAGGACGCGTTCCACAAGATGCACTCCGGTGAGGTGCTGCGTTCGGTGGTCGTCCTCAAATGA
- a CDS encoding MBL fold metallo-hydrolase, with product MTAASNIQRVVTSGTFELDGGSWDVDNNIWIVGDDSDVVVFDAAHTAAPIIEAVGGRNVVAVVCTHGHNDHITVAPELGKALDAPVLLHPADEMLWRVVHPDKEFRTVEDGQVLRAGGIELHALHTPGHSPGSVCWSIPELNAVISGDTLFQGGPGATGRSFSDFPTILDSISKRLGLLPGETVVYTGHGDTTTIGDEIVHYDDWVARGH from the coding sequence ATGACCGCGGCATCCAACATCCAGCGGGTCGTCACCAGCGGCACCTTCGAACTCGACGGCGGCAGCTGGGACGTCGACAACAACATCTGGATCGTCGGCGATGACTCCGACGTCGTGGTGTTCGACGCCGCCCACACCGCCGCCCCGATCATCGAGGCCGTGGGCGGTCGCAACGTCGTCGCGGTGGTCTGCACCCACGGCCACAACGACCACATCACCGTCGCGCCCGAACTGGGCAAGGCGCTGGACGCGCCGGTGCTGCTGCATCCCGCTGACGAGATGCTGTGGCGAGTCGTCCACCCCGACAAGGAATTCCGAACCGTCGAGGACGGCCAGGTGTTGCGCGCCGGCGGCATCGAGTTGCACGCCCTGCACACCCCCGGGCACTCCCCCGGATCGGTCTGCTGGTCGATCCCCGAACTGAACGCGGTGATCTCCGGCGACACCCTGTTCCAGGGCGGCCCGGGTGCCACCGGACGGTCGTTCTCGGATTTCCCGACCATCCTGGATTCCATCTCCAAGCGCCTGGGACTGCTGCCCGGTGAGACCGTGGTCTACACCGGTCACGGTGACACCACCACCATCGGCGATGAGATCGTGCATTACGACGACTGGGTTGCGCGCGGTCACTGA
- a CDS encoding beta-mannosidase: protein MVGRPVRTVVSLCVALLVSTACSPSTPEPMPPLTTPAASPTVGQAALPKFGVSGTSLTLDGRPWWPIGINAYQLATNWSVNAGCGAQVDLDSYFGSLPPHSLTRFNAYSSFAVNKYTGQLDFTSLDAVFRAAERHGQLLIAVLTSDDGGCENDYFKDYDWYAGGWRSDVSHGLPMTFAAWLDTAVKRWGGSPSLVGWTAVGEPEPSYCLDHTCHWTKRSCHATAPVTLRAFLDVAGARIRELDPGTVIFSGHAGGGQCGSAGHEFETVAASPGVDVLEYHFYEETDYLPGDVYDGLQRRVAQTRSVGKPLFVAEIGMEAGSCDSLEQRRKFLGDAIAQMRTMGTAGAMFWAFVPDPRTHECTLDIGPTDPLFSMIGAAAA from the coding sequence ATGGTCGGCAGACCAGTTCGCACCGTGGTGTCGCTTTGTGTGGCACTGCTGGTCTCGACGGCCTGTTCGCCATCCACGCCCGAGCCGATGCCGCCGCTCACCACTCCGGCCGCCTCACCGACCGTCGGTCAAGCAGCGCTGCCCAAGTTCGGCGTCTCAGGGACGTCGTTGACGCTCGATGGCAGGCCCTGGTGGCCGATCGGTATCAACGCCTACCAACTGGCCACCAACTGGTCCGTCAATGCCGGGTGCGGTGCACAGGTCGATCTCGACTCGTATTTCGGCAGCCTGCCGCCGCACTCGCTGACCCGTTTCAACGCCTATTCCAGTTTCGCGGTGAACAAGTACACCGGGCAGCTCGATTTCACCTCGCTCGACGCGGTGTTCCGGGCGGCCGAACGACACGGGCAGCTCCTGATCGCGGTGCTCACCAGTGACGACGGCGGTTGCGAGAACGACTATTTCAAGGACTACGACTGGTACGCGGGTGGCTGGCGCAGCGACGTGTCACACGGTCTGCCGATGACGTTCGCCGCGTGGCTGGACACCGCGGTCAAGCGGTGGGGTGGCTCTCCATCCCTTGTCGGTTGGACGGCGGTGGGCGAACCCGAGCCGTCCTACTGTCTGGATCACACCTGCCATTGGACCAAGCGCAGTTGCCATGCCACCGCGCCGGTGACGCTGCGCGCGTTCCTGGATGTCGCCGGCGCCCGGATCCGTGAATTGGACCCTGGCACCGTCATCTTCAGCGGTCACGCAGGCGGTGGGCAGTGCGGGTCGGCGGGACACGAGTTCGAGACGGTGGCCGCGTCCCCCGGTGTGGATGTGCTTGAGTACCACTTCTACGAGGAGACCGACTATCTGCCCGGAGACGTGTACGACGGCCTACAGCGCCGCGTCGCGCAGACACGTTCTGTGGGCAAGCCGTTGTTTGTCGCCGAGATCGGGATGGAGGCCGGTTCCTGCGATTCGCTGGAACAGCGGCGGAAATTCCTCGGTGATGCCATCGCCCAGATGCGCACGATGGGCACCGCGGGCGCGATGTTCTGGGCCTTCGTGCCGGATCCTCGGACCCACGAATGCACCCTCGACATCGGTCCCACCGACCCGTTGTTCTCCATGATCGGGGCCGCGGCAGCCTGA
- a CDS encoding styrene monooxygenase/indole monooxygenase family protein encodes MTSSDGRTAAVIGAGQTGVTAALGLLDNGFDVTLYSDRDQRSLRDDVPATGTALIFGEAQRAEESLGLNTYLATAPTSTGQSVRVLDGSGPDRAEEIAFDADFDGFVGVAVDTRLKADDRLTLFLQRGGRFVVEAVDPARLDAIAAGVDLTLVATGRGGLSSLFPVDAARSAYDRPQRSLLTVTLAGLPYGPDVFAHRGGAGGRHNAFTVVTDQGESWWGGYLHKDAGPTWTFLGWARPGSDWERRFAGADSAQSALDVVTALHRDYIDWDLPEVGALRILEDDPHSWLKGAVTQVVRSGVGRTASGHPVAALGDTAVSFDPIAGQGAQGGLVHAAAFVRRAAAHDGRFDEAWLRGAFEDFYDHRARSAQLVTRLFLSDPELAEYGNLFFAAAQGSPRFASKLFGLLDDPRPVESLTSLAAAKQLITEFAGEPADALLERFVPAGSFRRSDWATQAA; translated from the coding sequence ATGACGAGTTCGGATGGGCGTACCGCGGCGGTGATCGGCGCCGGCCAGACCGGGGTGACCGCGGCTCTCGGGCTGTTGGACAACGGGTTTGACGTCACCCTCTACAGCGACCGGGACCAGCGCAGCCTGCGCGACGACGTTCCGGCCACGGGTACCGCGCTGATCTTCGGCGAGGCGCAGCGGGCCGAGGAGTCCCTGGGCCTCAACACCTACCTGGCCACCGCGCCGACCTCGACCGGCCAGAGCGTGCGGGTGCTCGACGGCTCCGGTCCGGACCGTGCGGAGGAGATCGCGTTCGACGCCGACTTCGACGGGTTCGTCGGGGTTGCGGTGGACACCCGCCTCAAGGCCGACGACCGGCTGACACTGTTCTTGCAGCGGGGCGGCCGGTTCGTGGTCGAGGCCGTCGACCCGGCCCGGCTGGACGCCATCGCCGCGGGTGTCGATCTGACGCTGGTGGCCACGGGCCGCGGCGGGTTGTCCAGCCTGTTCCCGGTCGACGCCGCGCGCTCCGCCTACGACCGTCCCCAGCGCAGTCTGCTGACCGTCACCTTGGCCGGGTTGCCGTACGGTCCCGATGTTTTCGCCCATCGCGGCGGTGCGGGCGGGCGCCACAACGCATTCACCGTGGTCACCGATCAGGGTGAGTCCTGGTGGGGTGGCTACCTGCACAAGGATGCCGGGCCGACGTGGACATTCCTGGGCTGGGCCCGCCCCGGCAGCGATTGGGAACGCCGTTTCGCCGGTGCCGACAGCGCGCAGTCCGCACTCGACGTCGTCACCGCGCTGCACCGCGACTACATCGACTGGGACCTGCCGGAGGTGGGTGCGCTCCGGATTCTGGAGGACGATCCGCACTCCTGGCTGAAGGGCGCCGTCACCCAGGTGGTCCGGTCCGGGGTGGGCCGCACCGCGAGCGGTCATCCCGTGGCCGCGCTGGGCGATACCGCGGTGTCGTTCGACCCGATCGCCGGCCAGGGCGCCCAGGGCGGGCTGGTCCACGCCGCCGCCTTCGTCCGCAGGGCCGCCGCACACGACGGCCGGTTCGACGAGGCCTGGCTGCGCGGCGCATTCGAGGACTTCTATGACCACCGGGCTCGGTCCGCGCAGCTGGTGACCCGGTTGTTCCTGTCCGATCCCGAGCTGGCCGAGTACGGCAACCTGTTCTTCGCGGCGGCGCAGGGCAGCCCCCGGTTCGCCTCGAAACTGTTTGGCCTGCTGGATGATCCACGACCGGTCGAATCACTCACCTCACTAGCGGCGGCCAAACAGCTGATCACCGAATTCGCCGGCGAGCCCGCCGACGCCCTGTTGGAGAGATTCGTCCCGGCCGGGTCCTTCCGACGGTCCGACTGGGCAACCCAGGCGGCGTAG
- a CDS encoding SHOCT domain-containing protein: MNSRRSAPRVAIVTSICTLVIGAVGLFVMVFLNAFVLDEYDAYGEVPIPGSAGLELPQGEVTVSLHTMVTGSGSGLPVPPLRLHVSAPDGAADPVLTESIGGTTTVNNDARVRVWVMQVSTAGVYEMSVDGQVQGYINPRLAFGHGSQYGWLLWLFGGLTALGVLGLIAGVTWSAREGKRARPISAVGLGPIPPQPAVPGGYQPTSYQPTDQAVRLEQLKTIAALRDTGALTEAEFEAEKRRILEN, translated from the coding sequence ATGAACAGCCGTCGGTCTGCACCGCGCGTCGCGATCGTGACATCGATCTGCACCCTCGTCATCGGCGCTGTCGGCCTGTTCGTGATGGTGTTCCTCAACGCGTTCGTCCTGGACGAGTACGACGCCTACGGCGAGGTACCCATCCCTGGCAGCGCCGGCCTGGAGTTGCCACAGGGCGAGGTGACCGTCAGCCTCCACACCATGGTCACCGGATCGGGAAGCGGGCTGCCGGTGCCGCCGCTGCGGTTGCACGTGTCCGCGCCCGACGGCGCCGCCGATCCGGTGCTGACCGAAAGCATCGGCGGGACAACCACAGTGAACAACGACGCCCGGGTGCGGGTGTGGGTCATGCAGGTGTCCACCGCGGGTGTCTACGAGATGAGCGTCGACGGCCAGGTCCAGGGCTACATCAATCCGCGGCTGGCCTTCGGGCACGGCAGCCAATACGGCTGGCTGCTCTGGCTGTTCGGCGGACTGACCGCACTGGGCGTGCTGGGACTGATCGCCGGAGTGACGTGGTCGGCGCGGGAGGGCAAGCGCGCCCGCCCCATTTCAGCCGTGGGGCTGGGGCCGATACCGCCACAACCAGCGGTGCCCGGCGGTTACCAGCCCACTAGCTACCAGCCCACCGACCAGGCGGTCAGGCTCGAACAGCTCAAAACGATTGCTGCCCTGCGTGATACCGGGGCACTGACCGAGGCGGAGTTCGAGGCGGAGAAGCGCCGCATCCTGGAGAACTGA
- a CDS encoding LPXTG cell wall anchor domain-containing protein: MPRDETDAPATTGPVRRFALRYWVALILVTLAAIFVAQNRDRVGVHVLWVTVESPMWFILVIIFVMGLLIGLLLRRRRRN, encoded by the coding sequence ATGCCTCGCGACGAGACCGACGCCCCCGCGACCACCGGCCCGGTCCGGCGGTTCGCGCTGCGCTATTGGGTGGCCCTGATCCTGGTCACCCTCGCGGCGATCTTCGTCGCCCAGAACCGTGATCGGGTGGGCGTGCACGTGCTCTGGGTGACCGTCGAGTCGCCGATGTGGTTCATCTTGGTCATCATCTTCGTCATGGGTCTTCTCATCGGACTGCTGCTGCGCCGGCGGCGGCGCAACTAG
- a CDS encoding SAM-dependent methyltransferase: MPAPRRTTPRPHTAGISSAIKLLELAARTVPIPDPPLPIVIADYGAGTAQNSMQPINAAITAVRGRTRPEHSVLVTHTDVADNDFSTMFRILEEDPESYLHKDSATFSSAIGRSFYSQILPSNSVHLGWSAWAVVRLGRVPMPVTDHVVAACSRDDRVRTAYARQAAHDWHEFIAFRGRELYPGGRLVVLTTALDDDGDFGYRPLFGSVASTLAELVTDGVVSADEVARMSLPIAGRRAADFAAPFAPSGRFERLEVQHVEVFDAEDRIFNAYRSDRDAHAFGTRWADFCRFTAFADLGAAIGAPDRLPAFYDRLHAGIAARLSSEPEEMRIPIAAVVLEKRRPK, encoded by the coding sequence ATGCCCGCACCACGCCGGACGACGCCCCGCCCCCATACCGCCGGAATCAGTTCGGCGATCAAGCTTCTGGAGCTGGCGGCGCGCACCGTACCGATCCCGGACCCGCCACTGCCCATCGTCATCGCCGATTACGGGGCGGGTACCGCACAGAATTCGATGCAGCCGATCAATGCCGCGATCACGGCCGTTCGCGGCCGCACCCGTCCCGAACACTCGGTCCTGGTGACACACACCGATGTCGCCGACAACGACTTCTCCACGATGTTCCGGATCCTCGAAGAAGATCCGGAGTCCTATCTGCACAAGGATTCGGCCACGTTCAGTTCGGCGATCGGCCGGTCGTTCTACAGCCAGATCCTGCCGTCGAACAGCGTGCACCTGGGTTGGTCGGCCTGGGCGGTCGTACGCTTGGGCCGGGTGCCGATGCCGGTCACCGACCACGTCGTCGCGGCGTGCAGCCGCGATGACCGGGTGCGCACCGCCTATGCCAGGCAGGCGGCTCACGATTGGCACGAGTTCATCGCTTTTCGCGGCCGCGAGCTGTACCCGGGTGGCCGCCTGGTGGTGCTGACGACCGCGCTGGACGACGACGGTGACTTCGGTTATCGACCGCTGTTCGGGTCCGTGGCCAGCACGCTGGCGGAACTGGTCACCGATGGTGTGGTCAGTGCCGACGAGGTCGCCCGGATGTCGCTGCCGATCGCTGGGCGGCGTGCCGCCGATTTCGCCGCACCGTTCGCCCCGTCGGGCCGGTTCGAGCGGCTGGAGGTCCAGCATGTGGAGGTGTTCGACGCCGAGGACCGAATCTTCAACGCCTACCGCTCTGACCGCGACGCACACGCTTTCGGCACCCGCTGGGCCGATTTCTGCCGGTTCACGGCGTTCGCCGACCTGGGCGCGGCCATCGGCGCCCCCGACCGGTTACCGGCGTTCTACGACCGGTTGCATGCCGGCATCGCGGCCCGGCTGTCCTCTGAGCCCGAGGAGATGCGGATACCGATCGCGGCGGTGGTGCTGGAGAAGCGCCGCCCGAAGTAG
- a CDS encoding acetolactate synthase large subunit, with the protein MSTGAEVVVNRLLAEGVDVCFANPGTSEMHFVAALDSAPDMRPVLCLFEGVATGAADGYARIAGRPAATLLHLGPGMANGLANLHNARRAFSPVVNVVGDHATYHQPLDAPLESDIDALGYWTHGSVHRPESAADLDAAVHSAVQSATGAPGRVATVILPADYSWGSAPQNPLPHKAPPHETASGDDIDVAGAAELLRAQGERVVVLLGGAATGADGLQAAARIHSATGARVLVETFPARLTRGQGVPAIERLGYLAEQATQQLSGATYLVLVGAKSPVSFFAYPGKPSVLVPDGAEVRSLAVDGLAGLADELGGVVPTAPQPDPAALPTGPLNPQNLAQVIGTLLPENAIISDEANTSGMFLPAATAGAAVHDVLTLTGGAIGQGLPVAVGAAIAAPHRPVIALQSDGSAAYTISALWTMAREQLDVTVVILNNHAYAILQLELLRVGTHADGERSRSLLDLSRPDIDFASIAQGFGVPATRAGTAEELAEQFRAALAEPGPHLIDAALPTWSPG; encoded by the coding sequence ATGAGCACCGGCGCCGAAGTGGTGGTGAATCGTCTGCTCGCCGAGGGCGTCGACGTGTGCTTCGCCAACCCGGGCACCTCGGAGATGCACTTCGTCGCCGCGCTGGATTCCGCTCCGGACATGCGCCCGGTGCTGTGCCTGTTCGAAGGCGTCGCCACCGGAGCCGCCGACGGGTACGCCCGCATCGCCGGTAGGCCCGCGGCGACACTGCTGCACCTCGGACCCGGTATGGCCAACGGCCTGGCCAACCTGCACAACGCCCGGCGGGCGTTCAGCCCCGTGGTCAATGTCGTCGGCGACCATGCGACCTACCACCAGCCCCTGGACGCGCCACTGGAATCCGACATCGATGCGCTCGGGTACTGGACGCACGGCTCGGTGCACCGACCGGAATCGGCCGCCGATCTCGACGCGGCAGTCCACAGCGCCGTGCAGAGCGCGACCGGCGCGCCCGGACGGGTCGCCACGGTGATTCTGCCCGCCGACTACTCCTGGGGCAGCGCACCGCAGAACCCGTTGCCGCACAAAGCGCCTCCCCATGAGACGGCCTCCGGCGATGACATCGATGTGGCCGGCGCCGCTGAACTGCTTCGCGCACAGGGGGAGCGGGTGGTGGTGTTGCTCGGCGGCGCGGCCACCGGCGCCGACGGGTTACAGGCGGCGGCACGCATCCACTCGGCCACCGGGGCGCGTGTCCTGGTGGAAACCTTCCCGGCCCGGCTGACCCGCGGGCAGGGGGTGCCCGCCATCGAACGCCTCGGCTACCTGGCCGAACAGGCCACTCAACAGCTCTCCGGGGCAACGTATCTGGTGCTCGTCGGCGCGAAATCGCCCGTGTCGTTCTTCGCCTATCCGGGCAAGCCGAGCGTGCTGGTACCCGACGGAGCCGAAGTCCGATCCCTGGCCGTCGACGGCCTGGCCGGCCTCGCAGACGAATTGGGCGGGGTCGTGCCGACAGCACCGCAACCCGATCCGGCCGCCCTGCCGACGGGGCCGCTCAATCCGCAGAACCTGGCACAGGTGATCGGCACGCTGCTGCCCGAGAACGCCATCATCTCCGATGAGGCCAACACGAGCGGGATGTTCCTGCCGGCCGCCACCGCAGGTGCGGCGGTGCACGATGTCCTCACCCTGACCGGTGGCGCGATCGGACAGGGCCTGCCGGTGGCAGTGGGAGCCGCGATCGCCGCGCCGCACCGCCCGGTTATCGCCCTACAGTCAGACGGCAGTGCCGCATACACCATTTCGGCACTGTGGACGATGGCCCGTGAACAACTCGACGTCACCGTGGTGATCCTCAACAACCACGCCTACGCGATCTTGCAGCTTGAGTTGCTGCGGGTGGGCACCCACGCCGATGGGGAACGGTCGCGCTCCCTGCTCGATCTGAGTCGGCCCGACATCGACTTCGCCTCGATCGCACAGGGATTCGGGGTTCCGGCCACCCGGGCCGGCACCGCGGAGGAACTTGCCGAGCAATTCCGCGCGGCGCTGGCCGAGCCTGGGCCGCACCTGATCGATGCCGCACTGCCGACGTGGTCACCCGGGTGA
- a CDS encoding SDR family NAD(P)-dependent oxidoreductase, whose product MRDREMDLSSKKVVLTGASSGIGRELALALARRGAVLALAARRVDLLHALADEIANEGTPRPTVFPVDLAEPGSAAELGHQALETLGGVDIAINNAGNNLTGAQTVVSDSSAARQVFEVNLWSPLALIAAVLPAMRAAETGVIVNVTSTVQAVPLPLLGYYAASKAALAQATRSLRLELAGTGIRVLEVVPGATDTALRDIDELPWKTTPPPTFPPVTPASTASAIVRALDRGARRVVHPRYSLLPLEIPALGRLVAALGGRRIDTHSALAGPNR is encoded by the coding sequence ATGCGAGACCGGGAAATGGACCTGTCCAGCAAGAAGGTGGTGCTCACCGGGGCATCGAGCGGGATCGGCCGCGAGTTGGCCCTGGCCCTCGCCCGCCGGGGAGCAGTGCTCGCACTGGCGGCGCGCCGTGTAGACCTGCTGCACGCCCTCGCCGACGAGATAGCCAACGAGGGGACACCGCGCCCCACAGTATTCCCCGTTGATCTGGCCGAACCGGGTTCGGCGGCCGAACTGGGCCACCAGGCCCTGGAGACCCTCGGCGGGGTCGACATCGCCATCAACAACGCCGGCAACAACCTGACTGGGGCTCAAACGGTCGTGTCCGACTCGTCAGCCGCCCGGCAGGTGTTCGAAGTCAACCTCTGGTCCCCTCTCGCCCTCATCGCAGCAGTGCTGCCCGCGATGCGTGCCGCGGAGACCGGCGTCATCGTCAACGTCACCTCCACCGTGCAGGCGGTGCCGCTGCCCTTGCTCGGCTACTACGCCGCTTCCAAAGCCGCACTGGCGCAGGCCACGAGATCGCTGCGGCTCGAGCTGGCCGGCACCGGCATCCGGGTGTTGGAGGTGGTGCCCGGCGCCACCGATACCGCACTGCGCGATATCGACGAGCTGCCGTGGAAGACCACGCCGCCACCGACATTTCCACCGGTCACACCTGCCTCCACCGCGTCAGCCATCGTCCGCGCACTCGACCGCGGTGCGAGACGCGTTGTCCACCCTCGCTATTCGCTGCTTCCCCTGGAGATTCCGGCGCTGGGACGACTGGTCGCCGCACTGGGTGGCCGACGGATCGATACTCACAGCGCACTGGCCGGGCCGAACCGATGA
- a CDS encoding TetR/AcrR family transcriptional regulator gives MSTRTKPVDRRQLIVDTARKLFATRPYDQVTTAQVAKDAGVAYGLIAHHFVNKRGLYLAVMNEIAAQIAAAQTAPAPPDAPLADQLRYALRGHITHIDSHSDSFVALLRGTLGADAEHQAAIEHLRWLGAQRILLALGVVDPIAPTLRTAMHGWIGLLDEMMIDRITHRDVDVDALVELASAALATALRTAATLDTTINYAPEAVEALESIAIAAR, from the coding sequence ATGAGCACTCGAACCAAGCCGGTCGACCGGCGTCAGCTCATCGTCGACACGGCCCGAAAACTATTCGCGACAAGGCCGTACGACCAGGTCACCACCGCGCAGGTCGCCAAGGACGCCGGCGTGGCCTACGGATTGATCGCACACCACTTCGTCAACAAGCGTGGCCTGTACCTGGCGGTGATGAACGAGATCGCGGCGCAGATCGCCGCTGCGCAGACGGCCCCGGCACCCCCGGATGCGCCGCTGGCCGACCAATTACGATATGCGCTGCGCGGCCACATCACCCACATCGATTCGCACTCCGACAGTTTTGTCGCGTTACTGCGCGGCACGCTCGGGGCCGATGCTGAACACCAGGCGGCGATCGAGCATCTCCGTTGGCTGGGCGCCCAACGAATTCTGTTGGCACTGGGTGTCGTCGATCCCATCGCGCCCACCCTGCGCACCGCCATGCACGGATGGATCGGCTTGCTCGACGAGATGATGATCGACCGCATCACCCATCGCGATGTAGACGTCGATGCCCTGGTCGAACTCGCCTCCGCGGCGTTGGCCACAGCCTTACGCACCGCGGCCACTCTCGACACAACGATCAACTACGCGCCCGAGGCAGTAGAGGCGCTGGAGTCCATCGCGATCGCAGCGAGGTGA
- a CDS encoding MBL fold metallo-hydrolase, with product MKIGELRILPVHDGIGVEVAAEILSRPDVADAWACHPDEVGSDGTLELPLGGFCITTGDQVVLVDAGVGAYDDGKYVGGGLLDSLHDRGIAPDDVTDVVFTHLHFDHVGWASHRGEIVFPRATFRVHRADWEYFVTGPDATDAAIEKLTPIESQLELFDTDFTVAPGIDAIHTPGHTPGSVMYVVSSRGERALLLGDIAHSVVQFSERDWQVIWDLDPSAASAARNRIADEAADTGDFLVAAHFPGMRFGRVIKAGGQRRFVAV from the coding sequence GTGAAAATCGGTGAACTCAGGATTCTGCCCGTTCACGACGGCATCGGGGTCGAAGTCGCGGCCGAGATCCTCAGTCGCCCGGACGTCGCTGATGCATGGGCGTGTCACCCTGATGAAGTCGGGTCAGATGGGACCCTGGAGCTTCCATTGGGTGGGTTCTGTATCACGACCGGCGATCAGGTGGTCCTTGTCGACGCAGGGGTAGGTGCGTACGACGACGGGAAGTATGTCGGCGGCGGACTGCTGGACAGTCTGCATGATCGCGGAATAGCGCCGGACGATGTCACCGACGTCGTCTTCACTCATCTACACTTTGATCATGTCGGCTGGGCGAGTCATCGGGGTGAGATCGTTTTCCCCAGAGCGACTTTCAGAGTACATCGTGCCGACTGGGAGTATTTCGTAACCGGTCCGGATGCGACCGACGCCGCTATCGAGAAGCTCACCCCGATTGAATCGCAACTGGAGTTGTTCGATACCGATTTCACCGTGGCACCCGGGATCGACGCAATCCATACGCCTGGACACACACCCGGTTCGGTGATGTACGTAGTGTCGTCACGGGGCGAGCGGGCGCTGCTTCTCGGCGACATCGCGCACTCTGTCGTCCAGTTCAGCGAGAGGGACTGGCAGGTGATCTGGGATCTCGACCCGTCAGCGGCGTCAGCCGCACGGAACCGAATCGCCGACGAGGCGGCCGACACAGGTGATTTCCTTGTCGCCGCGCACTTCCCCGGCATGCGGTTCGGGCGCGTGATCAAGGCGGGTGGCCAGCGTCGGTTCGTGGCAGTCTGA